One Mycolicibacterium pulveris genomic region harbors:
- a CDS encoding fatty acyl-AMP ligase, whose translation MSRFTEKMYRNARTATTGMVTGEPHAPVRHTWGEVHERARRIAGGLAKAGIGLGDAVGVLAGFPVEIAPTAQGLWMRGASLTMLHQPTPRTDLAIWAEDTLTVIGMIEAKAVIVSEPFLVAIPVLEEKGVKVLTVSDLLDSDPIDPIDVAEDDLALMQLTSGSTGSPKAVQITHRNIYSNAEAMFIGAEYDVEKDVMVSWLPCFHDMGMVGFLTIPMYFGAELVKVTPMDFLRDTLLWAKLIDKYKGTMTAAPNFAYALFAKRLRRQAKPGEFDLSTLRFALSGAEPVEPADVEDLLDAGKPFGLQPEAILPAYGMAETTLAVSFSPCGAGLVVDEVDADLLAALRRAVPATKGNTRRLATLGPLLQDLEARVIDEHGNVMPPRGVGVIELRGECVTPGYITMGGFIPAQDEHGWYDTGDLGYITEEGNIVVCGRVKDVIIMAGRNIYPTDIERAACRVDGVRPGCAVAVRLDAGHSRETFAVAVESNAWQDPKEVRRIEHQVAHEVVAEVDVRPRNVVVLGPGTIPKTPSGKLRRSTSVSLVT comes from the coding sequence GTGAGCCGATTCACCGAGAAGATGTACCGCAATGCTCGCACGGCCACGACGGGCATGGTCACCGGTGAACCGCACGCACCTGTTCGGCACACCTGGGGCGAGGTCCACGAGCGGGCCCGTCGCATCGCCGGCGGGCTGGCCAAGGCCGGCATCGGGCTCGGTGACGCGGTCGGCGTGCTGGCCGGCTTCCCGGTCGAGATCGCCCCGACCGCGCAGGGGCTGTGGATGCGCGGCGCCAGTCTCACCATGCTGCACCAGCCCACACCGCGCACCGACCTGGCGATCTGGGCCGAGGACACGCTGACCGTCATCGGCATGATCGAGGCCAAGGCCGTCATCGTCTCGGAGCCTTTCCTGGTCGCCATCCCGGTGCTCGAGGAGAAGGGCGTCAAGGTCCTGACCGTCAGCGACCTGCTGGACTCCGACCCCATCGACCCGATCGACGTCGCCGAGGACGATCTGGCGCTGATGCAGCTGACGTCCGGCTCCACGGGATCGCCGAAAGCCGTGCAGATCACGCACCGCAACATCTACTCGAACGCCGAGGCGATGTTCATCGGCGCCGAGTACGACGTCGAAAAGGACGTCATGGTCAGCTGGCTGCCGTGCTTTCACGACATGGGCATGGTCGGCTTCCTCACCATTCCGATGTACTTCGGCGCCGAGCTGGTCAAGGTCACGCCGATGGATTTCCTGCGTGACACCCTGCTGTGGGCCAAGCTCATCGACAAGTACAAGGGCACCATGACCGCCGCACCGAACTTCGCCTACGCGCTGTTCGCCAAGCGGCTGCGCAGGCAGGCCAAGCCGGGTGAGTTCGACCTGTCCACGCTGCGGTTCGCGCTGTCGGGCGCCGAGCCGGTCGAGCCCGCCGACGTCGAGGACCTGCTCGATGCGGGGAAGCCGTTCGGCCTGCAGCCCGAGGCGATCCTGCCGGCCTACGGCATGGCCGAGACGACGCTGGCGGTGTCGTTCTCGCCGTGCGGCGCCGGCCTGGTGGTCGACGAGGTCGACGCGGATCTGCTGGCCGCGCTGCGCCGCGCCGTGCCGGCGACCAAGGGCAACACCCGCCGGCTGGCCACGCTGGGCCCGCTGCTGCAGGACCTGGAGGCCCGCGTCATCGACGAGCACGGCAACGTCATGCCCCCGCGCGGTGTCGGCGTGATCGAGCTGCGCGGCGAGTGCGTGACGCCGGGCTACATCACCATGGGCGGGTTCATTCCGGCGCAAGACGAGCACGGCTGGTATGACACCGGCGACCTCGGCTACATCACCGAGGAAGGCAACATCGTGGTGTGCGGCCGCGTCAAGGACGTGATCATCATGGCCGGCCGCAACATCTATCCCACCGACATCGAACGCGCCGCCTGCCGCGTCGACGGTGTGCGTCCCGGCTGCGCCGTCGCGGTGCGGCTGGACGCCGGGCACTCCCGCGAAACCTTCGCCGTCGCAGTGGAATCCAACGCGTGGCAGGACCCCAAAGAGGTGCGCCGCATCGAGCATCAGGTCGCGCACGAGGTGGTGGCCGAGGTCGATGTGCGACCCCGCAACGTCGTGGTGCTCGGCCCGGGCACGATCCCGAAGACGCCGTCGGGCAAGCTGCGCCGCTCGACCTCGGTCTCCCTGGTCACCTAA
- a CDS encoding peptidoglycan DD-metalloendopeptidase family protein, with product MASSPAIAFAEPDKSTTTKANDASVGADSDAPESNSTEPTSTPAGDGSSDATDASSADPRDGIVQSSGGAQTGTYGGGDAAADGEEEGEADISAEKTVSDTTNSGDQESDDGSPSNEEHFATPDSVTQADKADGADDSGATDPLSTAQNATENSVPSGALEPSVSAQQAPSPAAEDSLVDDLADSQPSTVSAFSTPQEDSSGATSVPVAPAAAASPISIVTDLVSGFLGLIGLGPAATNAPAAPVQSPTLWTLLAWVRRQIEYTLFNGTPTIGYDSALNSQSEDGIITGDLAAHDSDGDPLGFSVAEGPANGSVVIHPDGIFTYTPNEAFAASGGEDTFTVMVSDAGAFHMHGLFGLFQPGQGHSSTAQVTVTVTPVDQNHGPIADPEKITRTPGDPSTGVVTGSLGISDPEGDALRYTVVTGPANGTVTIDSATGTYTYTPSTAARLIAGLPTPSANVLSVSAVETSEAPGAAFDSFTVSVTDGLNAPVTIVVDSVPVSPLETDIGIPVAYQPSPAFPASIEAGPDGRGYVLDGYGKVHAVAPDGSVLWSSPLFSDGDMVVVGASPSDSMAVSPDGSRLYVAKSSQRIVGTDVVVDGSVLVIDTSSGALIDTISVGQSAYAVTAAPDGSLYVTGADVEIGDEDPVYTWHIRVFDPAEGTPIGDPIPVGGMVLAITVSPDGRYVYYVGGEESSPSGVTVFDTVTGVKTPIGPSGGVAAGIPSLRPDGKQMYLMGGSVVVDTDPTSPTYLDVVHVAGPELFGGYVPIGVAAGFSADSSVAYIPVASYGEDNQPNGWAIAAVDTVDFGLIELLPVGVMPTGIAMSSNGQQGYVINSGVDLTDAGAPPHGTVSVIIVGPVGNYAPTARIPAFKTVNVDSATGIVTGTMNVNDADGDPLTYELTSGIDPAIGTVTVDSATGMYVFTPTKQARQNAYKTAGPDTVTFTVTASDGQASVAVDVTAAISALDPPPPPPPPIDDRLTSGEQLKAGQYIESKNGRYRLYMQKDGNLVLYDEQRSHKALWASATDGQSGAHAVMQSDGNLVVYRGSKALWSSHTNGQKGAVLVVQNDGNLVIYKGSTAAWDRHAGVLVPPAPPPSTGKMARPLTSYTVTSEYGAGRNHTGIDLAAPAGREVYAAADGVIWFEGWGTSNSPGQRSNWMGDAAGISILIQHDSLGVYTGYAHLSQTVIDIGQVVKKGQLIGKVGCTTRVSGGCTGPHLHFEVLPMPLSSSRGIYGRVNPRNYLSF from the coding sequence GTGGCATCCAGCCCGGCGATAGCGTTCGCCGAACCAGACAAGAGCACCACGACCAAGGCCAACGATGCGTCGGTCGGTGCGGACTCCGACGCGCCGGAGTCGAACTCCACGGAGCCGACGTCGACGCCAGCGGGCGACGGTAGCTCAGACGCGACCGATGCGTCTTCGGCAGACCCGCGCGACGGCATCGTGCAGAGTTCGGGGGGAGCCCAAACCGGGACGTACGGCGGTGGCGACGCTGCGGCGGATGGCGAAGAAGAGGGCGAAGCGGACATCTCCGCGGAGAAAACCGTATCTGACACAACAAATTCCGGAGATCAAGAAAGTGACGATGGCTCACCGTCGAACGAGGAACACTTCGCGACACCCGATTCGGTAACCCAAGCCGACAAGGCGGATGGCGCAGACGACTCGGGGGCCACCGACCCCTTGTCGACCGCTCAGAACGCCACCGAGAACTCGGTGCCAAGCGGTGCGCTGGAACCATCGGTCTCCGCGCAACAAGCGCCCTCACCGGCCGCCGAGGATTCACTCGTCGATGACCTGGCGGATTCCCAGCCGTCGACTGTCTCCGCTTTCTCGACGCCACAAGAAGATTCGTCAGGGGCCACGTCGGTCCCCGTCGCACCGGCCGCGGCTGCATCGCCAATCAGCATCGTGACGGATCTGGTGTCAGGTTTCCTCGGGTTGATCGGTCTGGGGCCGGCAGCCACCAACGCCCCGGCAGCACCGGTGCAGTCGCCGACTTTGTGGACGTTGCTGGCTTGGGTGCGCCGCCAGATTGAGTACACGCTGTTCAACGGCACACCGACGATCGGCTACGACTCGGCACTCAACAGCCAGTCCGAGGACGGCATCATCACCGGTGATCTGGCTGCCCATGACAGTGACGGCGACCCGCTGGGGTTCTCGGTCGCCGAGGGCCCGGCCAACGGTTCCGTGGTCATTCATCCCGACGGGATCTTCACCTACACGCCCAACGAAGCCTTCGCGGCCAGCGGGGGCGAAGACACTTTCACCGTCATGGTCAGCGACGCCGGCGCGTTCCACATGCACGGCCTGTTCGGCCTCTTTCAGCCGGGCCAAGGCCACAGCAGTACGGCGCAGGTGACGGTAACGGTGACACCAGTTGATCAGAATCATGGACCCATTGCGGATCCGGAGAAGATCACGCGCACACCCGGCGATCCGAGCACGGGCGTGGTCACCGGGTCGCTGGGTATCAGCGATCCTGAGGGTGACGCGTTGAGGTACACCGTGGTGACCGGGCCCGCCAACGGCACGGTCACGATCGATTCCGCCACCGGCACGTACACCTACACGCCGTCGACGGCCGCTCGGCTTATCGCCGGCCTGCCGACTCCCTCTGCAAATGTGTTGTCCGTCAGCGCTGTTGAAACATCTGAGGCGCCCGGCGCGGCGTTCGACAGCTTTACCGTGTCGGTCACCGATGGGCTGAACGCACCCGTCACAATCGTGGTCGACAGCGTGCCGGTCTCACCGTTGGAAACCGACATCGGTATACCGGTCGCATACCAACCGTCACCGGCGTTCCCCGCCAGTATTGAGGCAGGACCGGATGGACGCGGTTACGTCCTCGACGGCTACGGGAAGGTTCATGCCGTCGCGCCCGACGGGAGCGTGCTGTGGTCGTCTCCGCTGTTCTCGGACGGGGATATGGTCGTGGTCGGGGCCTCACCGAGCGATTCGATGGCTGTCAGCCCCGACGGCAGCCGTCTGTATGTGGCGAAGAGCTCGCAGAGGATCGTCGGTACGGACGTCGTCGTCGACGGCTCGGTTCTCGTGATCGACACGTCGAGCGGCGCCCTCATCGACACCATCTCGGTTGGCCAATCGGCGTACGCGGTCACGGCCGCACCTGACGGCTCGTTGTATGTCACCGGTGCCGACGTCGAAATCGGTGACGAAGACCCCGTCTATACATGGCACATCCGGGTCTTCGACCCCGCCGAGGGCACTCCGATCGGTGATCCGATCCCGGTCGGGGGCATGGTTTTGGCGATCACTGTATCGCCGGACGGCAGGTACGTGTATTACGTTGGCGGCGAGGAAAGCTCACCGTCGGGTGTGACGGTCTTCGACACTGTCACCGGCGTCAAGACACCCATCGGCCCGTCGGGCGGAGTCGCGGCGGGCATTCCGTCGCTGCGGCCGGATGGCAAGCAGATGTACCTGATGGGCGGATCTGTCGTTGTCGACACCGATCCGACGAGCCCAACCTATCTCGACGTCGTCCATGTTGCCGGGCCGGAGCTTTTCGGCGGATACGTCCCGATCGGCGTCGCTGCCGGTTTCAGCGCGGACAGTAGCGTCGCGTACATACCGGTCGCGTCCTACGGCGAGGATAACCAACCCAACGGCTGGGCGATCGCCGCCGTGGACACCGTTGATTTCGGGCTCATCGAACTCTTGCCGGTCGGCGTCATGCCGACGGGAATTGCGATGAGCAGCAACGGCCAACAGGGCTACGTCATCAACTCTGGCGTCGACTTGACCGATGCCGGCGCGCCGCCCCACGGCACGGTGTCCGTCATCATTGTCGGTCCGGTCGGGAACTATGCGCCTACGGCCCGGATTCCGGCGTTCAAGACCGTCAACGTCGATTCCGCGACCGGCATCGTCACCGGAACCATGAACGTGAACGACGCCGACGGTGACCCACTCACCTATGAGCTGACCTCAGGTATCGACCCGGCGATCGGTACGGTCACCGTCGACAGCGCCACCGGTATGTACGTCTTCACGCCGACCAAGCAGGCCCGCCAAAACGCCTATAAGACAGCGGGTCCGGACACCGTCACGTTTACCGTGACCGCGTCCGACGGCCAAGCCAGTGTTGCCGTCGACGTTACCGCGGCGATCAGCGCGCTCGATCCGCCGCCCCCGCCGCCTCCGCCGATCGATGACCGGCTTACCTCAGGAGAACAGCTGAAGGCGGGCCAGTACATTGAATCGAAGAACGGCAGGTATCGCCTGTACATGCAAAAGGACGGGAACCTGGTTCTGTACGACGAGCAACGTTCCCATAAGGCGTTGTGGGCGAGTGCTACTGACGGTCAATCGGGGGCGCACGCCGTCATGCAGAGTGATGGCAATCTAGTCGTCTATCGTGGTTCGAAAGCGCTCTGGAGTAGCCACACAAATGGCCAGAAGGGTGCCGTGCTGGTCGTCCAGAACGATGGAAACCTGGTGATTTACAAGGGATCAACCGCGGCATGGGATCGCCACGCCGGAGTCTTGGTGCCACCGGCACCGCCACCGTCGACTGGAAAAATGGCACGCCCACTCACGTCGTATACGGTCACTAGCGAGTATGGAGCTGGACGAAATCACACCGGAATCGATCTCGCGGCCCCGGCCGGAAGAGAAGTGTACGCCGCAGCGGACGGGGTCATCTGGTTCGAAGGATGGGGAACATCCAATAGCCCAGGACAACGCTCGAACTGGATGGGGGATGCCGCCGGTATCAGCATCTTGATCCAGCATGACAGCCTCGGTGTTTACACCGGATACGCCCACCTCAGCCAGACCGTCATCGACATCGGCCAAGTGGTGAAAAAGGGACAGTTGATCGGAAAAGTGGGTTGCACGACGAGGGTGAGCGGCGGGTGCACAGGGCCCCATCTTCACTTCGAGGTACTTCCCATGCCTCTGAGCTCAAGTCGGGGCATCTACGGCCGAGTGAACCCAAGGAACTACTTATCGTTCTAG
- a CDS encoding phosphotransferase family protein, with the protein MAGITLAQRDLNTTREQMQAWFEHRFGGPAVLSELRPANRAAGWSSESLVFGVDAGERSGEYVIRIPPSGGGIFPEYDLDAQCRTQELLHEHGIATPSPIVYEPDDAWIGSKFLVMPRIVGHTPSDTTYAVRGWLHDAGPAVQRRVHDSFLDTLVRLHRAPVDDAPWLARPQGIGLAAEVSWWQDYVDWGTGGRVPDVMAEAFEWLIRHQPGPTTDLSICWGDARLSNAIFDDSGELVGALDWEQACICPAEADIAWWLATRKQMLEVHGLDLDPELEGFDTREHVVRRYEEMLGRPLENLDWYEIFAMVRMGCCILRTQVLLRLTGQSDHFLTRAPIMPAWALAAIS; encoded by the coding sequence ATGGCAGGCATCACCCTGGCACAGCGCGACCTGAACACCACCCGCGAGCAGATGCAGGCGTGGTTCGAGCACCGGTTCGGGGGTCCGGCGGTGCTGTCGGAGTTGCGCCCCGCCAACCGCGCGGCAGGGTGGTCGAGCGAAAGCCTGGTGTTCGGCGTCGACGCCGGCGAGCGTTCAGGCGAGTACGTGATCCGGATACCCCCGTCGGGAGGCGGGATCTTCCCGGAGTACGACCTCGACGCGCAGTGTCGAACGCAGGAATTGCTGCACGAGCATGGGATCGCCACACCGTCGCCCATCGTGTACGAACCCGACGATGCGTGGATCGGTTCGAAATTCCTTGTGATGCCGCGTATTGTCGGACACACGCCGTCGGATACGACGTATGCGGTCCGCGGCTGGCTTCACGACGCGGGGCCGGCCGTGCAACGGCGGGTCCACGATTCGTTTCTCGACACGCTGGTGCGGCTGCACCGGGCGCCCGTCGACGACGCACCCTGGCTGGCCCGGCCGCAGGGCATCGGGCTCGCCGCCGAGGTGAGCTGGTGGCAAGACTACGTCGATTGGGGAACAGGCGGTCGCGTACCCGACGTCATGGCCGAGGCGTTCGAGTGGCTGATCCGTCACCAGCCCGGCCCGACAACGGATCTGAGTATCTGCTGGGGTGATGCCCGGTTGTCGAACGCCATCTTCGACGATTCCGGCGAACTCGTCGGCGCGCTGGACTGGGAGCAGGCGTGCATCTGCCCGGCCGAGGCCGACATCGCGTGGTGGCTGGCCACCCGCAAGCAGATGCTGGAAGTCCACGGCCTCGACCTCGACCCCGAGCTCGAGGGCTTCGACACCCGGGAGCACGTGGTCCGCCGCTACGAGGAGATGCTCGGCAGGCCGTTGGAGAACCTCGACTGGTACGAGATCTTCGCGATGGTTCGCATGGGCTGCTGCATCCTGCGCACGCAGGTGTTGTTGCGCCTGACAGGGCAATCCGATCATTTCCTGACCAGGGCGCCGATCATGCCTGCCTGGGCGCTAGCCGCGATCAGCTGA
- a CDS encoding TetR/AcrR family transcriptional regulator: MAASALETEQSTRRRILAATFVVLARDGRRKLQLSDVAAEANVSRPTVYRHFGSKEGLLEAFGLYEQDNFDAGVAAAIAGLTGPDRLDAALRFIVEFQRTYSLGSLAEVEPEHVLHQMKRVLPIMHERIARIIPGDNNDVAAAAVVRIAVCHYMIDGASSEQFLAELRHAAGLEPTRRRQPRPRAAAG, from the coding sequence ATGGCCGCGTCCGCGCTCGAGACCGAGCAGTCGACACGTCGACGGATCCTCGCCGCCACCTTCGTCGTGCTCGCCCGCGACGGACGCCGAAAGCTTCAACTTTCCGACGTGGCAGCCGAAGCCAACGTGTCAAGACCCACGGTCTATCGACACTTCGGCTCCAAGGAGGGCCTGCTCGAAGCGTTCGGCCTCTACGAGCAGGACAATTTCGACGCCGGCGTCGCCGCGGCCATCGCGGGCCTGACCGGCCCGGATCGGCTCGACGCGGCGCTGCGCTTCATCGTCGAGTTTCAGCGCACCTACTCGCTGGGCTCGCTGGCCGAGGTCGAGCCCGAACACGTGCTGCACCAGATGAAGCGGGTTCTGCCGATCATGCACGAACGGATCGCGCGCATCATTCCCGGCGACAACAACGACGTCGCCGCGGCGGCGGTCGTGCGGATCGCGGTATGCCACTACATGATCGACGGCGCCAGCTCCGAGCAGTTCCTGGCCGAACTCCGGCACGCCGCGGGCCTGGAACCCACCAGGAGGCGCCAGCCACGCCCGCGCGCTGCCGCCGGCTGA
- a CDS encoding metal-dependent hydrolase gives MTGIVVRKIAWDFDAAVPFLWQPANPQFGLFCNAFTFIAVPFERYIVSAVRMAADRLNEDAGVAAEAEAFLRQEAQHAAAHRKHMLALIQRYPGLEQCYTDACASYDTLLAEAPVEFHLAYIANLEATFTPLFKVILDNRNSLFGGGDPRVASLMMWHFVEEIEHRSSGLILCNHVNPHPWSRTKHVRRTFSHVHAIADAIAVAFDEIVPFEERGASTRELLSGDFLTGELKQRLGRKRAGAPTIFGTVPTGDLVRMLWRLALSQAPYHNPADQPLPDWADTWMREYERGTDMTTFAASRR, from the coding sequence ATGACAGGGATCGTGGTCCGCAAGATCGCATGGGACTTCGATGCCGCGGTGCCGTTTCTCTGGCAGCCCGCCAACCCCCAGTTCGGCCTGTTCTGCAACGCGTTCACGTTCATCGCGGTGCCGTTCGAGCGGTACATCGTCAGCGCCGTGCGGATGGCGGCGGACCGGCTCAACGAGGACGCGGGTGTCGCTGCCGAGGCCGAGGCGTTTCTGAGGCAGGAGGCCCAGCACGCCGCTGCACACCGCAAGCACATGCTCGCGTTGATCCAGCGCTATCCAGGCCTCGAACAGTGCTACACCGACGCCTGCGCGTCCTATGACACGTTACTTGCCGAAGCGCCCGTCGAATTCCACCTCGCCTACATCGCCAACCTCGAGGCCACATTTACGCCGCTGTTCAAAGTCATTCTGGACAACCGGAATTCGCTGTTCGGCGGGGGAGATCCCCGGGTCGCCTCATTGATGATGTGGCATTTCGTCGAGGAGATCGAACACCGCAGCTCGGGATTGATCCTGTGCAACCACGTCAACCCGCACCCGTGGTCCAGAACAAAGCACGTCCGGCGCACCTTCAGCCATGTGCATGCGATCGCCGACGCGATCGCGGTGGCGTTCGACGAGATCGTGCCCTTCGAGGAGCGCGGCGCCAGCACCCGCGAGTTGTTGTCGGGTGACTTCCTGACCGGCGAACTCAAACAGCGGCTGGGCCGCAAGCGCGCCGGGGCGCCGACCATCTTCGGCACGGTGCCCACCGGCGATCTGGTGAGGATGTTGTGGCGGCTCGCGTTGTCGCAGGCCCCCTATCACAACCCGGCCGACCAGCCGCTGCCCGACTGGGCCGACACCTGGATGCGCGAGTACGAGCGCGGAACCGACATGACGACGTTCGCCGCAAGTCGCCGCTGA
- a CDS encoding 4Fe-4S binding protein, whose protein sequence is MMLNRSARLAEHPTVRKVRSRPAVKPGVIDADWLRKVCLDAGADDVAFARVDDPTLASEREYAEAALPGALSYASLVVKMNRDNVRSTARSVANQEFHRSGEIMNEAAHRITRTLQDAGYRAINPSMSFPMEMDRFPGRIWVVAHKPIAVAAGNGVMGIHRNVIHPRFGNFVLLGTVLVAAPISSYGEPLDYSPCLECKLCVAACPVGAVKKDGDFDFVACSVHNYREFMGGFTDWAQTIADSADAAEFRSRVSDSENASMWQSLSFKANYKAAYCLAVCPAGEEVIEPYLDNRKAFMDLVLKPLQEKKETLYVLPNSAAKEHAERRFPHKHVKVVDSGISGL, encoded by the coding sequence ATGATGCTGAACCGTTCCGCCAGGCTGGCCGAGCACCCGACCGTACGCAAGGTGAGGTCACGCCCGGCCGTCAAGCCCGGCGTCATCGACGCCGATTGGCTGCGCAAGGTATGCCTGGACGCCGGCGCCGACGACGTCGCATTCGCCCGGGTCGACGACCCGACGCTGGCCTCGGAGCGCGAGTATGCCGAGGCCGCACTGCCCGGCGCGCTGAGCTATGCGTCGCTGGTTGTGAAGATGAACCGTGACAACGTCCGGTCGACCGCCCGCAGCGTGGCCAACCAGGAGTTTCACCGCAGTGGCGAGATCATGAACGAGGCGGCCCATCGCATTACCCGCACCCTTCAGGATGCCGGCTACCGGGCGATCAACCCGTCGATGTCGTTTCCGATGGAGATGGATCGCTTTCCCGGCCGCATCTGGGTGGTGGCGCACAAGCCGATCGCGGTGGCCGCGGGCAACGGCGTGATGGGCATCCACCGTAACGTGATCCACCCGCGGTTCGGTAACTTCGTCCTGCTGGGCACCGTGCTGGTCGCCGCGCCGATATCCAGTTACGGTGAGCCGCTTGACTACTCACCGTGCCTGGAGTGCAAGTTGTGTGTCGCGGCCTGCCCCGTCGGTGCGGTCAAGAAGGACGGCGATTTCGACTTCGTCGCGTGCTCGGTGCACAACTACCGCGAGTTCATGGGCGGGTTCACCGACTGGGCGCAGACGATCGCCGACAGCGCGGACGCCGCGGAGTTCCGTTCCCGCGTCAGCGATTCCGAGAACGCATCCATGTGGCAGAGCCTGTCGTTCAAGGCGAACTACAAGGCGGCCTACTGCCTTGCGGTGTGCCCGGCGGGCGAAGAGGTCATCGAGCCGTACCTCGACAACCGCAAGGCATTCATGGATCTGGTGCTCAAGCCGCTGCAGGAGAAGAAGGAGACCCTCTACGTCCTGCCGAACTCCGCGGCCAAGGAGCACGCCGAGCGTCGGTTCCCGCACAAGCACGTCAAGGTTGTCGACAGCGGGATTAGCGGCCTCTGA
- the pth gene encoding aminoacyl-tRNA hydrolase, which produces MAEPSQLVVGLGNPGPRYATTRHNLGFLVADILSDRIGGAFKAHKKSGAEIVTGQLGGRPVILAKPRCYMNESGRQVAPLAKFYSVPPAGIVVIHDELDIEFGRIRLKFGGGVAGHNGLRSVAQALGSRDFHRVRIGIGRPPGRMQGAAYVLGTFTSAEWREVPTICEQAADAAELLVSQGLEPAQNIVHAWG; this is translated from the coding sequence GTGGCCGAACCGTCCCAGCTGGTCGTCGGCCTCGGCAACCCGGGCCCGCGGTACGCCACCACGCGGCACAACCTCGGGTTCCTGGTCGCCGATATCTTGTCCGACCGCATCGGCGGGGCGTTCAAGGCGCACAAGAAGTCCGGCGCCGAGATCGTCACGGGCCAGCTCGGCGGCCGGCCGGTGATACTGGCCAAGCCGCGGTGCTACATGAACGAGTCGGGACGGCAGGTGGCGCCGCTGGCCAAGTTCTACTCGGTGCCGCCCGCCGGCATCGTGGTGATCCACGACGAGCTCGACATCGAGTTCGGCCGGATCCGGCTGAAGTTCGGCGGCGGCGTCGCAGGGCACAACGGGCTGCGTTCGGTGGCTCAAGCGTTGGGCAGCAGGGATTTCCACCGGGTCCGTATCGGTATCGGGCGCCCGCCCGGGCGCATGCAGGGTGCGGCCTACGTGCTGGGAACCTTCACCTCCGCCGAGTGGCGCGAGGTGCCGACGATCTGCGAACAAGCGGCCGACGCCGCCGAATTGCTTGTGTCCCAAGGGCTTGAGCCGGCACAGAACATCGTGCACGCCTGGGGCTGA
- a CDS encoding 50S ribosomal protein L25/general stress protein Ctc, producing MAKKTVNNLKAQVRQQTGKGASRRARRNGNVPAVLYGHGSDPQHLELNAHDFAAVLRYSGTNAVLTLDIDGKEQLALTKALDIHPIRRTIQHADLLVVRRGEKVTVEVNVVVEGEAAPGTLVTQETNAITVEADVQSIPEQLVVSVEGAEIGTQFTAGSIELPSGVTLVSDPEMLVVNVVAAPTAEELEAEAGIAPEEGVEPEAEAPEAEAAPAAEESE from the coding sequence ATGGCAAAGAAGACCGTCAACAATCTGAAGGCTCAGGTCCGTCAACAGACCGGCAAGGGCGCCTCGCGACGCGCCCGCCGCAACGGCAACGTGCCCGCCGTGCTGTACGGCCACGGCAGCGACCCGCAGCACCTGGAGCTCAACGCCCACGACTTCGCCGCCGTGCTGCGGTATTCGGGCACCAACGCGGTGCTCACCCTCGACATCGACGGCAAGGAACAGCTGGCGCTGACCAAGGCGCTCGACATCCATCCGATCCGGCGCACCATCCAGCACGCCGACCTGCTGGTCGTGCGTCGCGGTGAGAAGGTGACCGTCGAGGTCAACGTCGTCGTCGAGGGCGAGGCGGCGCCGGGCACGCTGGTCACCCAGGAAACCAACGCGATCACCGTCGAGGCCGATGTGCAGTCGATCCCCGAGCAGCTCGTCGTCTCCGTCGAGGGCGCCGAGATCGGCACGCAGTTCACGGCCGGCTCGATCGAGCTGCCGTCCGGGGTCACCTTGGTCTCCGATCCCGAGATGCTGGTCGTCAACGTGGTCGCCGCGCCGACGGCCGAGGAGCTCGAAGCCGAGGCCGGTATCGCGCCGGAGGAAGGCGTCGAGCCCGAAGCCGAGGCCCCCGAGGCGGAGGCAGCCCCGGCGGCCGAAGAGTCCGAGTAG